DNA sequence from the Syntrophales bacterium genome:
GGGGTTGCGACTGTCTGCACGAAACTCTTCCATAGCGTCAAACCGCACGCGGCGATCTTCGGGAAAAAGGATTTTCAGCAGTATGTGACAATCAGGCAGATGGTGCGCGATCTCAACCTGGATATTGAGATTGTCGGGATGGAGATAACCCGCGAGCCTGACGGTCTGGCGATGAGTTCCCGGAACGTTTATTTGAGCCCGGCAGAGAGAAAATCTGCCCTGTGTCTCAGCCGTTCCCTGGCGCTTGCCGGCGACCTCTATGCGCAGGGGGAGCAAAACGCCGCCCCGATCCTCGAAAAGGTGAGGGAGATGATCTCCAATACTCCCCATACCCGCATTGATTACGCCAAGATCTGCGATGCGGCGACGATCAGGGATGTGGATAAGATTGATGGGGAAGCGGTTCTTGCCTTGGCGGTATGGGTCGGAAAGACAAGGTTGATAGACAACCTGGTTTTTCAGAATAAATAGAATACAACTATCTGATAGTTAAAACATTAAACTTTGTTTTCACGGGAGGTATGCTCATGTTGAGATTTATGCTTAAGTCTAAAATCCACCGGGCCACCGTTACGGATGCGGATCTTCATTATGAGGGAAGCATTACGATCGATGAGGGGCTCATGGAGGCGGCTAATTTCATCCCTTATGAAAAAGTCGATATCTATGATGTTTCCAATGGCGAGCGATTTTCCACCTACGTTATTCCCGGTCCGAAAGATTCCGGAGTGTTCTGTCTCAACGGCGCTGCGGCCAGAAAGGTTGCCAAGGGGGATCTGATTATCATTGCGACCTATGTGATGGTTGATGAATCCGAGGCGGCCAACTGGCATCCCCGGAAGATCCTGCTCGATGAAAATAACCGTATCAAGAGCATTTCCTGACCGATCGTCTGGTAACGCGCCTTACTTATGCCGTCTTCGCACGTGAAGCTTGAGCTTCCAGCAGCGGCATTTTTAAAAAATAAACGATTGAAAATATTTGCTGATTCTGATACTTAGCCGCGTACCGAATGTGCATGCATGATGGTGGACATTAAGCGTCGCATTTGGTAACGAAAGTGTTCATGAACAGCTGGTGAAGGTTGGATGTTTAAAAAGAAAATAAAAAGGTTTTTTTTAACCGGTCTTGTTGTAGTAATCCCCGCTGGCCTGACGCTCTATATCCTCTCTTTTATCATCGGCGTTATGGACAACCTCCTTTTGGTAATCCCTGAGAGGTATCAGCCGGATACTTTGCTTGGTTTCCACGTTCCCGGATTGGGCGCGATCTTTACGGTGCTGCTCATCCTGCTTGCCGGCATGGTGACGGCAAGCTATATCGGCAATCGCGTTGTAGAGTTCGGTGAGCGCTTTGTCGGCAGAATCCCGGTGGTCAGAAGCATCTACCAGGCCATAAAAAGTATCTCGGACAGTCTGTTTACCAATAAAACAAAGAGCTTTAAACGGGTAGTTCTCGTGGAGTATCCCCGCCGCGGCATCTACAGCATCGGTTTCGTCACCGGGACTCCCAACCGGGAAATCCAGGAGAAATTGGGCCCGACGTTAGGGGTGTATTTCCCCCATGCCCTCACCCCGACGACCGGTACCTATATTATCGTGCCCCGCGAAGAAATTATCGATATCAATATTTCCGTTGAGGAGGCCTTTACCCTTATTATTTCCACCGGCGTCGTGATCCCCCGGGATCGCCCGGATGCCGTCTCCGTTAATGGCAATGGTGGTAAGTGAAGAAATGCTTTATAAAGGCGGGCGGCTGTAAATCCGCTTTCCGCCAATCGATAAAATTATAAAAGGAGATTAACGCATGAAATTTTTGAAGCTCGAGAACAAGTTGCCTTACCGGGTTGCCGATCTTTCCCTGGCGGACTGGGGACGGGAGGAGATGCGGCTCTCGGAAAACGAGATGCCGGGGTTGATGGCGATCAGA
Encoded proteins:
- the panC gene encoding pantoate--beta-alanine ligase; the protein is MKIIKTVDEMHKFAEAERLRGQRIVLVPTMGYFHEGHLNLMRMGRKAGDCLVVSIYVNPTQFAPTEDFEAYPRDFERDRALAEGVGVDVIFNPDNHEMYPEGYQTYVEVQETTKNLCGVSRPNFFRGVATVCTKLFHSVKPHAAIFGKKDFQQYVTIRQMVRDLNLDIEIVGMEITREPDGLAMSSRNVYLSPAERKSALCLSRSLALAGDLYAQGEQNAAPILEKVREMISNTPHTRIDYAKICDAATIRDVDKIDGEAVLALAVWVGKTRLIDNLVFQNK
- a CDS encoding aspartate 1-decarboxylase → MLRFMLKSKIHRATVTDADLHYEGSITIDEGLMEAANFIPYEKVDIYDVSNGERFSTYVIPGPKDSGVFCLNGAAARKVAKGDLIIIATYVMVDESEAANWHPRKILLDENNRIKSIS
- a CDS encoding DUF502 domain-containing protein; amino-acid sequence: MFKKKIKRFFLTGLVVVIPAGLTLYILSFIIGVMDNLLLVIPERYQPDTLLGFHVPGLGAIFTVLLILLAGMVTASYIGNRVVEFGERFVGRIPVVRSIYQAIKSISDSLFTNKTKSFKRVVLVEYPRRGIYSIGFVTGTPNREIQEKLGPTLGVYFPHALTPTTGTYIIVPREEIIDINISVEEAFTLIISTGVVIPRDRPDAVSVNGNGGK